In a genomic window of Cydia fagiglandana chromosome 8, ilCydFagi1.1, whole genome shotgun sequence:
- the LOC134666617 gene encoding LOW QUALITY PROTEIN: uncharacterized protein LOC134666617 (The sequence of the model RefSeq protein was modified relative to this genomic sequence to represent the inferred CDS: substituted 1 base at 1 genomic stop codon): MSAESPRHARAGGPLTVPAQPPSDRGLIDAVSGFINDVTLSSSSTADPKDVIQWARFETADINEPAPEGDCDADISPLLLILGYGSGVQVWLIPPSGEAQEVLSWRQGTVRVLRILPTPQHGDCFTSKRPLIALCDSASPGPTFCSLSFISIRGGEQVKSIKFKNPILDVLANKRSVVVAFSERFAVFDAGTLEDRMAITTCYPCPCPLGGSQPINPLALGDRWLAYADKKLHPSKRSSGGCEGEGVTSYTATVLHAAKSLSKGLRGLGESVAHSLAGGRSTSQSPSPPNSDAQQAGVVTILDIESNEYDDGQDNEDPYDPIVAHFLAHSEAIIALKFDASGMLLVTADRRGHDFHVFRINPHPCGPSLASVHHLYILHRGDTTAKVQDIAISPDSRWTAITTLRGTTHVFAISPYGGACGVRTHTQPRVVNRLSRFQRSAGLPIHATPPRSGSPVSECLGQGAWFPNPRLPPYPLPCLCAPLAQLRPTANLPTRTITRTSSGRQRLSSLSEDCNSAPLPARARFGLSVCSAATPRAPAMPALYLVTHTGGLLHLVLHARPARSIPKEKVCDESPIEVEVEHVAQWALARPPPPAPDLLAPLPPTSPLLQPIGNKLSCADICMSEEERWLSQVEIVTHAGPHRRLWMGPQFIFKTYNTTGSNSSLSEAEAVEVDTSAAGSVARSNPVNMPGVRPVVPVMVDSGSASSLEHSPSDSFRRKSLLADSGRASVCDVQLREDLAEAMKEDHGTYPPXDYLVEARTARRWGAGAGVRRAVDPLGTVVPRAEPEPGPEPADPDLYTQANADEGRFRPVVRAPAALGLPQHVIARPLPRDTTIPVQTVAPAGHLTPPDEPVPLNTDVVIPAALSAAPARARPVPVPGQDSGFVPVERAERRTVPPVDVVDVRPDVDKDRKDLERESDVWKREDPRVSSAPAERESNKESLPKSNRASDDIQPIARARVKKSPTPKSVSDRDSEVKFKEKPRDIKEREKNTEGASRDDCELKESRVPKKIEGKPDVVVVDDGKVDKRTVSVVKEEAPVTNTVSVNVEDTRPKSKHLDKTEKSKVTEDNRDKSKKGDKNETLTKDTHDKSKKVDKADIIVKGATEETCDKTKKNNQIDPIKPPMDEGREKTKKIENVKPVTEEVSEKLIKVEHTDIAKAEEQAWDLLFNESERPAILNVTQQTIATDKFDDKPKSKKTRKGKKGQEDLQAKEDEDSFIEIHAIDEAKTPSCGELVSISTPFEDIDSTTYLEKLKKPRSSRSVTSEKDDESEVKAVECFPDDGYELTSLKLKSRKNSSVSSFMEGWPEPSPVKSTPLPIEKTPSSHLNVKHDVLSTSEISSTSPKDVPKTKKSKSLSPYSDASRKHGDRSFEAEKKDVYVIDSTNDEFPEIKITRGSKTRKSPQPMERKSVEKEILQEKPIKSWSSIAATRNDKRDEPTMALKKYERRDSWEEPHVGASLDYPKSFKDDRVSLQDKLIELCKRTDIMVAECDAPNELNFVEEHHTDLHDLPPLEPLDFGLDDYKLEVMRDSLLEVNDTKINSPICKINIDDILSSIKETTSKVIESSTFNLVDLEKVPARKEKGFSVIESHKIRTQEVKIDDESKEGESSTMEKSSDDDNVSPLASTDSDKEDKRTAGAASVLLPSAKQSSKCKKSRRKKK, from the exons GTTCGAGACAGCAGACATAAACGAGCCGGCGCCGGAAGGCGACTGCGACGCCGATATCTCCCCCCTGCTGTTGATCCTGGGCTACGGCTCCGGAGTCCAGGTCTGGTTGATCCCCCCGAGCGGGGAAGCGCAGGAGGTTCTGTCATGGCGTCAAGGCACAG TGAGGGTGCTCCGTATACTGCCAACCCCGCAGCACGGCGACTGTTTCACGTCGAAAAGGCCCCTCATAGCCCTGTGTGACTCCGCGAGTCCCGGACCCACGTTCTGCTCTCTCAGCTTTATATCCATAAGAGGAGGAGAGCAG GTGAAGAGTATAAAATTCAAGAATCCAATCCTCGACGTACTGGCCAACAAGCGGTCGGTGGTCGTGGCCTTTTCTGAGAGATTCGCCGTGTTCGACGCGGGCACGTTAGAGGACAGGATGGCCATAACGACTTGCTATCCGTGCCCGTGCCCCTTGGGGGGTAGCCAGCCCATCAACCCCTTGGCGCTGGGAGACCGCTGGTTGGCGTACGCTGATAAGAAACTTCACCCTTCGAAGAGAAGCAGTGGCGGGTGTGAAG GCGAAGGTGTAACGAGCTATACAGCCACTGTCCTGCACGCAGCGAAGTCTCTCAGCAAGGGCCTACGAGGCCTTGGAGAAAGTGTGGCCCACAGTTTAGCAGGCGGGCGAAGCACCTCGCAGTCGCCGTCGCCGCCCAATAGCGACGCGCAGCAGGCGGGCGTCGTCACCATCCTAGATATAGAG AGCAATGAATACGACGACGGGCAAGACAACGAAGACCCGTACGACCCCATCGTGGCCCACTTCCTAGCCCACTCCGAGGCCATCATCGCGTTGAAGTTCGACGCCAGCGGTATGCTGCTGGTGACCGCGGACCGCCGCGGGCACGACTTCCACGTATTCCGCATTAACCCACACCCCTGCGGCCCGAGTCTCGCCTCCGTGCACCATCTGTATATACTGCACAGGGGGGACACTACGGCTAAAGTGCAG GACATCGCGATATCGCCAGACTCGCGCTGGACGGCAATCACAACGCTCCGCGGCACCACGCATGTGTTCGCGATCAGCCCGTACGGCGGCGCGTGCGGAGtgcgcacacacacacagccGCGCGTCGTCAACCGTCTGTCGCGCTTCCAGCGCTCCGCCGGCCTGCCCATACACGCAACGCCGCCGCGCTCCGGTAGCCCC GTGAGCGAATGCCTCGGGCAGGGCGCCTGGTTCCCCAACCCGCGCTTGCCGCCGTACCCGCTGCCGTGCCTGTGCGCGCCGCTCGCGCAGCTGCGCCCCACCGCCAACCTGCCCACGCGCACCATCACCCGCACCAGCTCAG GCCGGCAACGCTTGTCGTCGCTGTCGGAGGACTGCAACAGCGCGCCGCTGCCAGCTCGCGCGCGCTTCGGGCTGTCGGTGTGCAGTGCGGCaacgccgcgcgcgccggccatGCCCGCGCTGTATCTCGTCACGCACACCGGCGGCCTGCTGCACTTAGTGCTCCACGCCCGCCCTGCTAGGA GTATCCCGAAAGAAAAAGTGTGTGACGAGTCTCCGATCGAGGTGGAGGTGGAGCATGTCGCGCAGTGGGCGCTGGCGCGGCCACCACCGCCGGCACCCGACCTGCTGGCGCCGCTGCCGCCCACCAGCCCGCTGCTGCAGCCGATAGGCAACAAG ttgaGCTGTGCGGACATATGCATGAGCGAAGAGGAGCGCTGGCTGTCGCAAGTGGAGATAGTGACCCATGCCGGGCCCCACAGGAGATTGTGGATGGGGCCTCAGTTCATCTTCAAAACTTATAACACCACTGG GTCGAACTCATCTCTCTCCGAAGCGGAGGCGGTGGAGGTGGACACGAGCGCAGCGGGAAGCGTGGCGCGCTCCAACCCCGTCAACATGCCGGGTGTGCGGCCCGTGGTGCCCGTCATGGTCGACTCCGGCTCCGCCA GTTCCCTCGAGCACTCCCCGTCGGACAGTTTCCGGCGCAAGTCGCTGCTGGCCGACAGCGGCCGCGCGTCCGTGTGCGACGTACAGCTGCGAGAGGACCTCGCCGAGGCAATGAAGGAGGACCACGGTACGTACCCTCCCTGAGACTACCTTGTT GAGGCGCGGACGGCGCGGCGCtggggcgcgggggcgggcgTGCGGCGCGCCGTGGACCCGCTCGGCAccgtggtgccgcgcgccgagCCCGAGCCCGGCCCCGAGCCCGCCGACCCCGACCTGTACACGCAGGCCAACGCCGACGAGGGCCGCTTCCGGCCCGTCGTGCGCGCGCCCGCCGCGCTCGGCCTGCCCCAGCACGTCATCGCGCGCCCGCTGCCGCGCGACACCACCATCCCCGTGCAGACCGTCGCGCCCGCCGGGCACCTCACCCCCCCGGACGAGCCCGTGCCGCTCAACACCGACGTGGTCATCCCCGCCGCGCTCTCTGCCGCGCCGGCCCGTGCCCGCCCCGTGCCCGTGCCCGGGCAGGACTCCGGGTTCGTGCCCGTCGAGCGCGCCGAGCGACGGACCGTTCCCCCCGTAGATGTGGTCGATGTTAGACCCGACGTAGATAAAGATCGTAAAGATCTCGAGCGAGAGAGTGATGTATGGAAGCGTGAGGACCCCCGTGTGAGCTCGGCCCCGGCCGAGCGCGAGAGCAATAAGGAATCACTGCCAAAATCGAATCGGGCCTCGGATGATATTCAACCGATCGCCCGAGCTAGAGTTAAGAAATCTCCCACCCCAAAGTCAGTTAGTGATAGAGATAGTGAAGTTAAATTTAAGGAAAAACCTAGAGATATTAAGGAACGGGAGAAGAATACCGAAGGTGCTAGTAGGGATGATTGCGAGCTCAAGGAGTCGAGAGTTCCGAAGAAGATAGAGGGCAAGCCcgatgttgttgttgttgatgATGGAAAAGTAGATAAGCGAACCGTGTCGGTTGTTAAAGAGGAAGCGCCAGTCACGAATACCGTTTCGGTTAACGTGGAGGACACTCGTCCAAAATCCAAGCATCTGGATAAAACTGAGAAATCAAAAGTAACTGAAGATAATCGCGATAAATCCAAAAAAGGCGACAAGAATGAGACTTTGACTAAAGACACTcatgataaatctaaaaaagttgACAAAGCAGATATTATTGTAAAAGGCGCAACAGAAGAAACCTGTGACAAGACTAAAAAGAATAATCAAATTGACCCTATAAAGCCACCTATGGATGAAGGCCGTGAGAAGaccaaaaaaattgaaaatgtaaaaCCAGTTACAGAAGAAGTTTCTGAAAAGTTGATAAAAGTTGAACATACGGATATTGCAAAAGCAGAAGAACAAGCTTGGGATTTGCTTTTCAACGAATCAGAAAGGCCTGCAATTTTGAACGTAACGCAACAAACAATTGCTACTGACAAATTCGATGATAAACCTAAATCCAAGAAAACTCGTAAAGGTAAAAAAGGGCAAGAAGATCTGCAAGCTAAAGAAGATGAAGATAGTTTTATAGAGATTCATGCGATTGATGAAGCTAAAACACCTTCTTGTGGCGAGCTGGTATCCATTTCCACGCCATTCGAAGACATCGATTCGACTACTTATTTGGAAAAATTAAAGAAACCTCGTTCATCCAGGAGTGTCACTTCTGAAAAAGATGACGAATCAGAGGTTAAGGCAGTTGAATGCTTCCCTGACGATGGCTACGAACTTACTTCACTTAAACTGAAGAGCAGGAAGAATTCTTCCGTATCATCTTTCATGGAGGGTTGGCCTGAACCGAGTCCTGTCAAATCGACCCCATTGCCAATAGAAAAAACACCATCAAGTCACCTGAACGTGAAACATGATGTTTTAAGTACTAGTGAAATCTCATCCACTTCGCCTAAAGACGTCCCTAAAACGAAGAAGAGCAAATCATTGTCTCCATATTCCGATGCCAGTAGAAAACATGGTGACAGATCATTCGAAGCCGAGAAAAAAGATGTTTACGTTATCGATTCTACGAATGACGAATTTcctgaaattaaaattacaagagGCAGCAAGACCCGGAAGTCGCCTCAGCCGATGGAAAGAAAAAGCGTGGAAAAAGAGATTCTTCAAGAGAAACCAATAAAATCCTGGAGTTCCATAGCTGCTACGAGAAACGATAAAAGAGATGAACCTACTATGGCCttgaaaaaatatgaaagaCGTGACTCTTGGGAAGAACCTCATGTAGGTGCTAGTTTAGATTATCCGAAGTCTTTCAAAGACGATCGCGTGTCCTTGCAGGATAAACTTATTGAACTCTGCAAGAGAACTGACATTATGGTTGCAGAATGTGACGCTCCAAATGAGCTTAACTTTGTTGAAGAACACCATACAGATCTGCACGATCTGCCACCGTTAGAACCCTTAGATTTCGGCTTAGACGACTACAAACTTGAAGTCATGAGAGACAGTCTGTTGGAAGTGAacgatacaaaaattaatagTCCGATatgcaaaataaacattgacgATATACTATCGTCTATTAAAGAAACCACAAGTAAAGTAATAGAATCGAGTACCTTCAATTTAGTTGATTTGGAGAAGGTGCCAGCCAGGAAGGAAAAAGGTTTTAGTGTTATCGAGAGTCATAAGATTAGGACTCAAGAGGTGAAAATAGATGATGAAAGCAAAGAAGGGGAGAGTTCGACGATGGAAAAGTCGTCGGACGACGACAATGTGTCGCCCCTGGCGTCCACCGACAGCGACAAGGAAGACAAACGGACCGCCGGTGCTGCTAGTGTGCTTCTCCCTTCCGCAAAGCAATCATCCAAATGTAAGAAATCGCGCAGAAAGAAGAAGTAA